In Notolabrus celidotus isolate fNotCel1 chromosome 8, fNotCel1.pri, whole genome shotgun sequence, a genomic segment contains:
- the zbtb33 gene encoding transcriptional regulator Kaiso: MPSLKLISATDTQYSTTVLKSMNEQRSHGLFCDVTIIIQDKKFRAHKTILSASSTYFHQLFSVAGQVIELNFIRAEIFEEILNYIYSSKIVRVRSDMLEELINAGQILGVKFIANLASPLSQVKGLPGLSKEVENKSDSSPKTMPIITESFSISAEEFNQTSKPSGNDEDSDNDVMFVSKTDAQTRAQNLKDTSDEVIDLDEGDSEEVALKKKEDLNDAGMKQKEKTKPVLKTYSAKPQSVSCPNRSLPNSSPLRCPDSSSNNSSSPARVSSASAPATPARSSSFTPEPSSASQSSENSDIMGVHKKHVATSTQQGDSKIRLMDVSDGSANRINIPKSSVAATKTVTLNTATEIDSISSGCKVYANIGEDTYDIVPVKEDPEEGGSKANKGKRSSMSTPDKQLDKTGASPKTSPSRKKNKTELEDHYELIMDGKTFYVCIVCKRPYVCLTSLRRHFNVHSWEKKYPCRYCNKVFALAEYRTKHEIHHTGERRYQCLLCNQMFINYQLLSTHCKQVHNQDPSGRKERDDRDNNLYRLLPCKTVQMKMYSWTTEGEGVPVISEDGSVHHISSDSDNMQSSTQTRMLNWDDIFVEPDANTRPGSTVSTPPPGATEFDFVIPETY, from the coding sequence ATGCCAAGTCTAAAGCTGATATCTGCGACCGACACGCAGTATTCAACAACTGTGCTGAAGTCCATGAATGAGCAGCGAAGTCATGGGTTATTTTGTGACGTCACCATTATCATCCAAGACAAGAAGTTCAGAGCTCACAAAACAATCCTGTCGGCCTCCAGTACGTATTTCCACCAGCTCTTCAGTGTAGCCGGGCAAGTGATTGAGTTAAACTTCATCAGAGCGGAAATCTTTGAGGAGATTCTCAATTACATTTACAGCTCCAAGATTGTGCGTGTTCGCTCTGACATGCTTGAGGAGCTCATAAATGCTGGACAGATACTGGGAGTCAAATTCATCGCAAACTTGGCGTCGCCTTTGTCACAAGTGAAGGGTCTGCCTGGTTTGTCTAAAGAGGTAGAAAACAAAAGTGACTCATCTCCAAAAACGATGCCCATTATCACGGAGTCGTTCTCCATATCTGCAGAGGAGTTCAATCAGACGAGCAAACCTTCAGGGAACGATGAAGACTCGGACAATGATGTAATGTTTGTCTCTAAAACAGATGCTCAAACCAGAGCGCAGAATCTGAAAGACACTTCTGATGAGGTCATCGATTTAGATGAAGGGGACTCAGAAGAAGTTGCattaaagaaaaaggaagacttGAATGATGCAGgtatgaaacaaaaagaaaaaaccaaACCCGTTTTAAAAACGTACTCTGCAAAGCCTCAGAGTGTCAGTTGTCCAAACCGGAGTTTGCCAAATAGTAGCCCACTGCGCTGTCCAGACAGCAGCTCTAATAACTCTTCTTCCCCTGCCAGAGTTTCCTCAGCAAGTGCTCCTGCAACACCAGCCAGGTCGAGCAGCTTCACCCCGGAGCCCTCGAGTGCCTCTCAGTCCTCTGAAAACAGCGACATAATGGGAGTCCACAAGAAGCACGTTGCCACTTCAACTCAGCAGGGGGATTCCAAAATTAGGCTCATGGATGTTTCTGATGGTTCCGCAAATCGAATCAACATTCCTAAATCAAGTGTAGCAGCAACGAAAACAGTGACACTCAACACAGCCACAGAGATTGATTCCATTTCGTCAGGCTGTAAAGTGTATGCTAATATTGGAGAAGATACGTATGACATTGTCCCAGTGAAGGAAGATCCGGAGGAAGGAGGCTCTAAAGCTAATAAAGGAAAGAGGTCATCAATGTCAACGCCTGATAAACAACTTGATAAAACAGGGGCATCACCAAAAACCAGCCCAAgcagaaagaagaacaaaaccGAGCTGGAGGATCACTACGAGCTCATCATGGATGGGAAGACTTTCTATGTGTGCATCGTCTGCAAACGGCCCTACGTGTGTCTGACAAGTCTACGCCGTCACTTCAACGTCCACTCATGGGAAAAGAAATATCCATGCCGCTACTGCAACAAGGTCTTTGCCTTAGCCGAGTACAGAACTAAACATGAAATCCACCACACAGGAGAGAGGCGGTACCAGTGCTTGCTGTGCAATCAAATGTTCATTAACTACCAGTTACTGTCCACTCACTGCAAACAAGTCCACAACCAGGATCCCAgcgggaggaaggagagagacgaCCGGGACAACAACTTGTACAGACTGCTGCCCTGTAAAACGGTGCAGATGAAGATGTACTCGTGGACTACCGAAGGGGAGGGGGTTCCTGTCATATCTGAGGACGGCAGCGTGCATCACATAAGCAGCGACAGCGACAACATGCAGTCCTCCACACAGACCAGGATGTTGAACTGGGACGACATCTTTGTGGAGCCTGATGCGAATACCAGACCCGGGTCCACTGTGAGCACTCCTCCACCGGGAGCCACTGAGTTTGACTTTGTTATACCAGAGACCTACTAA
- the nkap gene encoding NF-kappa-B-activating protein produces MPQSDRSSSDGGGEPPSPRARRPRTRSRSRNRNDSRDRSLSPYSFGPKLPKPRNREREREEREHRFREAKNLRRIRIGSPRRSRSRSRSRSRSRDRHNNASNNSHNHNHWSDQRDGPGKYGSFKDDYYYEQQRDDAQRQRQEAFIARRLQERERIGELGCSEVWGYSPRVKEPDSDEFTPVEEDEKNSSSESSSEEEKKKKKKKKKSKKKKSKKHSEDSDLESDSDEEEVKKKKKKKKSKKSKKSKKKKAKKSRKESSNSSSEESEEEEEEEDPNGVMWVEKTCVDGHVVGPEAPLTHMSQDDRPLDFGHALLPGEGAAMAEYVKAGKRIPRRGEIGLTSEEIANFEKSGYVMSGSRHRRMEAVRLRKENQIYSADEKRALASFNQEERRKRESKILSSFREMVYRKTKGKEEK; encoded by the exons ATGCCTCAGTCGGATCGTTCGAGCTCCGACGGCGGCGGGGAGCCTCCGAGTCCTCGGGCCAGGAGACCCCGGACTCGATCCCGCAGCCGTAACCGCAACGACAGCCGCGACAGGAGCCTGTCTCCGTACAGCTTCGGGCCCAAACTCCCTAAACCGCGCAACAGGGAGAGGGAACGCGAGGAGCGGGAGCACCGGTTCCGAGAGGCCAAAAATCTCAGGCGGATTCGCATAGGATCACCACGCCGGAGCCGGTCCAGATCCCGGTCTAGGTCTAGGTCCAGGGATCGTCACAACAACGCAAGCAACAACAGTCACAACCACAACCACTGGTCCGACCAGCGGGACGGTCCGGGGAAATACGGCAGCTTCAAAGATGACTACTACTACGAGCAGCAGAGAGACGatgctcagagacagagacaagaggCTTTCATTGCGAG gcGTCTGCAAGAAAGGGAGAGGATCGGTGAGTTAGGTTGTTCTGAAGTTTGGGGATATTCACCAAGAGTGAAGGAGCCAGA CTCTGATGAATTCACACCCGTGGAAGAGGATGAGaaaaacagcagctcagagtcAAGCTCAGAAG aagagaagaaaaagaagaagaagaagaagaaatcaaagaagaagaagagcaaaaaGCATTCAGAGGACAGTGATCTGGAATCGGATTCAGATG aagaagaagtgaagaagaagaaaaagaaaaagaagagcaaaaa GTCCAAGAAgtccaagaagaagaaggcgaAGAAGAGCCGGAAGGAGTCCAGCAACTCTAGCAGTGAGGAgtcagaagaggaagaggaggaggaggatcctaaCGGGGTGATGTGGGTGGAGAAGACCTGCGTGGATGGACACGTGGTTGGACCTGAGGCTCCGTTAACCCACATGTCACAGGATGACAGGCCTTTGGA TTTTGGTCATGCCCTGTTGCCAGGTGAAGGTGCTGCGATGGCAGAGTACGTGAAAGCGGGCAAACGTATCCCCAGAAGAGGAGAGATCGGTCTCACCAGTGAAGAGATTGCAAACTTTGAGAAATCAGGCTACGTGATGAGTGGTAGCAG ACATCGTCGTATGGAGGCCGTGCGTCTGAGAAAGGAAAACCAGATTTACAGTGCGGACGAGAAGAGAGCTCTGGCTTCTTTCaaccaggaggagaggagaaagagggagagcaaGATCCTGTCCAGCTTCAGGGAGATGGTGTACCGCAAAACCAAAGGCAAGGAGGAGAAGTGA